The following are encoded together in the Culex pipiens pallens isolate TS chromosome 1, TS_CPP_V2, whole genome shotgun sequence genome:
- the LOC120413349 gene encoding splicing factor 3B subunit 1 isoform X2, with protein sequence MREQMLKGEEVELRKKIQEKAKDGSLVINRESSNGDGSSSKSAAESKKRGRWDQTVEESFVPPKKLSTVPATPTWGDAEKTPADHRWDETPGHKGSETPGATPSARIWDATPAHSGATPGRETPAEKSTRRNRWDETPKTERETPGHSWAETPRADRGPSDSVMDSTTPASKRRSRWDETPSNATPSAMTPSIAMTPTPHATPGHTTPLLTPGGSTPIGNKAMAMATPTPGHLASMTPEQLQAYRWEKEIDERNRPFSDEELDAMFPPGYKVLPPPAGYIPIRTPARKLTATPTPMAGTPAGFFIQQEDRSAKFIDNQPKGNLPFMKPEDAQYFDKLLLDVDEEALSPEEQKERKIMKLLLKIKNGTPPMRKAALRQITDKAREFGAGPLFNQILPLLMSPTLEDQERHLLVKVIDRILYKLDDLVRPYVHKILVVIEPLLIDEDYYARVEGREIISNLAKAAGLATMISTMRPDIDNIDEYVRNTTARAFAVVASALGIPSLLPFLKAVCKSKKSWQARHTGIKIVQQIAILMGCAILPHLKSLVEIIEHGLVDEQQKVRTITALALAALAEAATPYGIESFDSVLKPLWKGIRTHRGKGLAAFLKAIGYLIPLMDAEYANYYTREVMLILIREFQSPDEEMKKIVLKVVKQCCATDGVEAQYIKEEILPHFFKHFWNHRMALDRRNYRQLVDTTVEIANKVGASEIINRVVDDLKDENEQYRKMVMETIEKIMGNLGAADIDSRLEEQLIDGILYAFQEQTTEDVVMLNGFGTIVNQLSKRVKPYLPQICGTILWRLNNKSAKVRQQAADLISRIAIVMKTCQEEKLMGHLGVVLYEYLGEEYPEVLGSILGALKAIVNVIGMTKMTPPIKDLLPRLTPILKNRHEKVQENCIDLVGRIADRGPEYVSAREWMRICFELLELLKAHKKAIRRATVNTFGYIAKAIGPHDVLATLLNNLKVQERQNRVCTTVAIAIVAETCRPFTVLPALMNEYRVPELNVQNGVLKSLSFLFEYIGEMGKDYIYAVCPLLEDALMDRDLVHRQTACAAIKHMALGVYGFGCEDALIHLLNYVWPNIFETSPHLVQAFMDAVEGLRVALGPIKILQYTLQGLFHPARKVRDVYWKIYNSLYIGAQDALIVGYPRISNDPKNQYIRYELDYNI encoded by the exons ATGCGCGAGCAGATGCTCAAGGGCGAGGAGGTTGAG CTCCGCAAAAAGATCCAGGAAAAGGCAAAGGACGGTTCCCTCGTGATCAACCGCGAGTCGAGCAACGGagacggcagcagcagcaagtcgGCTGCGGAATCGAAGAAGCGTGGCCGCTGGGACCAAACGGTGGAGGAGTCGTTCGTGCCGCCGAAGAAGTTGTCCACCGTGCCGGCGACGCCGACGTGGGGCGATGCGGAGAAAACCCCGGCCGACCATCGCTGGGACGAAACGCCCGGCCACAAGGGCAGCGAAACGCCGGGGGCGACCCCGAGCGCACGCATCTGGGACGCCACGCCGGCCCACTCGGGTGCCACTCCGGGGCGGGAAACCCCCGCGGAGAAGTCAACGCGTCGCAACCGTTGGGACGAGACGCCGAAGACGGAGCGTGAAACTCCGGGTCATTCGTGGGCTGAGACGCCCCGTGCCGATCGCGGACCGAGTGATAGTGTGATGGACAGCACAACGCCTGCTTCGAAGCGACGTTCCCGTTGGGACGAAACGCCCTCGAACGCTACCCCGTCGGCCATGACTCCGTCGATCGCGATGACCCCAACCCCGCACGCAACACCCGGACATACGACGCCCCTGCTCACCCCAGGCGGTTCCACCCCGATCGGTAATAAAGCGATGGCCATGGCCACGCCCACCCCGGGCCATCTCGCGTCGATGACCCCGGAACAGCTGCAAGCGTACCGCTGGGAGAAGGAAATCGACGAACGCAACCGACCGTTCAGCGACGAAGAACTGGACGCCATGTTCCCGCCCGGGTACAAAGTGCTCCCACCCCCAGCCGGTTACATCCCAATCCGTACGCCAGCACGCAAGCTGACCGCCACGCCAACCCCGATGGCCGGAACCCCAGCCGGATTCTTCATCCAGCAGGAGGACCGCAGCGCCAAGTTCATCGACAACCAACCCAAGGGCAATCTGCCCTTCATGAAGCCGGAAGATGCGCAATACTTTGACAAGCTGCTGCTGGACGTGGACGAAGAAGCGCTCAGTCCGGAGGAGCAGAAGGAGCGTAAAATTATGAAACTTCTCCTGAAGATCAAGAACGGAACGCCTCCGATGCGAAAGGCCGCCCTCCGTCAGATCACCGACAAGGCGCGTGAATTCGGCGCAGGACCACTCTTCAACCAGATTCTACCCCTGCTGATGAGTCCCACCCTGGAAGACCAAGAGCGTCATCTCCTCGTCAAGGTCATCGATCGCATTCTCTACAAACTGGACGACCTCGTGCGTCCGTACGTGCACAAGATCCTGGTCGTCATCGAACCGCTGCTGATCGACGAAGATTACTACGCCCGCGTTGAAGGTCGTGAAATCATCTCCAACTTGGCCAAGGCCGCCGGCCTCGCCACGATGATCTCAACCATGCGTCCCGACATTGACAACATTGACGAGTACGTGCGAAACACGACGGCCCGTGCCTTCGCGGTGGTCGCTTCCGCGCTCGGAATCCCCTCCCTCCTACCCTTCCTGAAGGCCGTCTGCAAGAGTAAGAAGTCGTGGCAGGCTCGCCACACCGGCATCAAGATCGTCCAGCAGATTGCCATCCTGATGGGTTGCGCCATCCTGCCCCATCTCAAGTCGCTGGTCGAGATTATCGAGCACGGGTTGGTGGACGAGCAGCAGAAGGTCCGTACGATTACGGCGTTGGCGCTGGCAGCGCTGGCCGAAGCCGCCACTCCGTACGGTATCGAGTCGTTCGATTCCGTGCTGAAGCCCCTCTGGAAGGGTATCCGGACGCATCGCGGTAAAGGTCTTGCGGCGTTCCTCAAAGCCATCGGTTATCTGATCCCGCTCATGGACGCCGAGTACGCCAACTACTACACCAGGGAAGTGATGTTGATCTTGATTCGTGAGTTCCAGTCGCCGGACGAGGAGATGAAGAAGATTGTGCTGAAGGTCGTGAAGCAGTGCTGCGCGACGGACGGTGTGGAGGCGCAGTACATCAAGGAGGAAATCCTGCCGCACTTTTTCAAACACTTTTGGAACCACCGAATGGCGCTGGATCGGCGAAACTACCGCCAGCTGGTGGACACCACGGTGGAGATTGCCAACAAGGTGGGCGCGTCCGAGATCATCAACCGCGTCGTGGACGATCTCAAGGACGAAAACGAGCAGTACCGCAAGATGGTGATGGAGACCATCGAGAAGATCATGGGCAATTTGGGCGCCGCCGACATCGATTCCAGGCTGGAGGAACAGCTCATCGACGGCATTCTGTACGCGTTCCAGGAACAGACCACCGAAGACGTGGTCATGCTGAACGGCTTCGGCACGATCGTCAACCAGCTGAGCAAGCGCGTCAAACCGTATCTCCCCCAGATTTGCGGTACCATCCTCTGGCGATTGAACAACAAGTCGGCCAAGGTCCGTCAACAAGCGGCGGATCTCATCTCCCGAATCGCCATCGTCATGAAGACATGCCAGGAGGAGAAGCTGATGGGCCATTTGGGCGTCGTCCTCTACGAATATCTCGGCGAGGAGTACCCCGAAGTGCTCGGATCCATTCTGGGCGCCCTCAAAGCCATCGTCAACGTAATCggcatgaccaaaatgacaccCCCAATCAAGGACCTCCTGCCCCGTCTCACCCCCATCCTTAAGAATCGCCACGAAAAGGTCCAGGAAAACTGCATCGACCTGGTCGGTCGCATCGCCGATCGTGGCCCCGAGTACGTGTCCGCCCGCGAGTGGATGCGCATCTGCTTCGAGCTTCTCGAACTGCTCAAAGCCCACAAAAAAGCGATCCGACGAGCCACCGTCAACACGTTCGGTTACATCGCCAAGGCCATCGGCCCGCACGACGTGCTGGCCACGCTGCTAAACAACCTCAAAGTCCAAGAGCGTCAGAACCGTGTCTGCACGACCGTCGCCATCGCCATCGTGGCCGAAACGTGTCGTCCCTTCACCGTGCTCCCCGCCCTCATGAACGAGTACCGCGTGCCCGAACTCAACGTCCAGAACGGCGTCCTCAAATCGCTCTCCTTCCTGTTCGAGTACATCGGAGAAATGGGCAAGGATTACATCTACGCCGTGTGCCCCCTCCTCGAGGACGCCCTCATGGATCGGGACCTGGTCCACCGACAGACGGCGTGCGCCGCCATCAAGCACATGGCCCTCGGAGTGTACGGCTTTGGCTGCGAGGACGCGCTCATCCATCTGCTCAACTACGTTTGGCCCAACATCTTCGAGACGAGCCCCCACTTGGTGCAAGCATTCATGGACGCCGTCGAGGGCCTTCGGGTGGCGCTCGGACCGATCAAGATCCTGCAGTACACGCTGCAGGGACTGTTCCATCCGGCGAGGAAGGTGCGCGACGTTTACTGGAAGATTTACAACTCGCTGTACATTGGCGCCCAGGACGCGCTGATCGTGGGCTATCCGCGCATTTCCAACGATCCCAAGAATCAGTACATTCGGTACGAGCTGGACTACAACATCTAA
- the LOC120413349 gene encoding splicing factor 3B subunit 1 isoform X1 → MENIPRTHEDIEAQIRDIQSKKKEISAEAAKDKGVGLLESGYYDADLYDGAAGKGKYEGYVTSIAPNDDVDDDEDDGMPMGRGGDGGAGGGGRNRAPGYTAPAALLNDVAQPDADFDPFADRRRPTVGEKEDEYRQKRRRLVISPERADPFADGGKTPDVGSRSYTEIMREQMLKGEEVELRKKIQEKAKDGSLVINRESSNGDGSSSKSAAESKKRGRWDQTVEESFVPPKKLSTVPATPTWGDAEKTPADHRWDETPGHKGSETPGATPSARIWDATPAHSGATPGRETPAEKSTRRNRWDETPKTERETPGHSWAETPRADRGPSDSVMDSTTPASKRRSRWDETPSNATPSAMTPSIAMTPTPHATPGHTTPLLTPGGSTPIGNKAMAMATPTPGHLASMTPEQLQAYRWEKEIDERNRPFSDEELDAMFPPGYKVLPPPAGYIPIRTPARKLTATPTPMAGTPAGFFIQQEDRSAKFIDNQPKGNLPFMKPEDAQYFDKLLLDVDEEALSPEEQKERKIMKLLLKIKNGTPPMRKAALRQITDKAREFGAGPLFNQILPLLMSPTLEDQERHLLVKVIDRILYKLDDLVRPYVHKILVVIEPLLIDEDYYARVEGREIISNLAKAAGLATMISTMRPDIDNIDEYVRNTTARAFAVVASALGIPSLLPFLKAVCKSKKSWQARHTGIKIVQQIAILMGCAILPHLKSLVEIIEHGLVDEQQKVRTITALALAALAEAATPYGIESFDSVLKPLWKGIRTHRGKGLAAFLKAIGYLIPLMDAEYANYYTREVMLILIREFQSPDEEMKKIVLKVVKQCCATDGVEAQYIKEEILPHFFKHFWNHRMALDRRNYRQLVDTTVEIANKVGASEIINRVVDDLKDENEQYRKMVMETIEKIMGNLGAADIDSRLEEQLIDGILYAFQEQTTEDVVMLNGFGTIVNQLSKRVKPYLPQICGTILWRLNNKSAKVRQQAADLISRIAIVMKTCQEEKLMGHLGVVLYEYLGEEYPEVLGSILGALKAIVNVIGMTKMTPPIKDLLPRLTPILKNRHEKVQENCIDLVGRIADRGPEYVSAREWMRICFELLELLKAHKKAIRRATVNTFGYIAKAIGPHDVLATLLNNLKVQERQNRVCTTVAIAIVAETCRPFTVLPALMNEYRVPELNVQNGVLKSLSFLFEYIGEMGKDYIYAVCPLLEDALMDRDLVHRQTACAAIKHMALGVYGFGCEDALIHLLNYVWPNIFETSPHLVQAFMDAVEGLRVALGPIKILQYTLQGLFHPARKVRDVYWKIYNSLYIGAQDALIVGYPRISNDPKNQYIRYELDYNI, encoded by the exons ATGGAGAACATACCACGAACGCATGAAG ACATCGAGGCCCAAATCCGGGACATCCAGTCCAAGAAGAAAGAAATAAGCGCCGAGGCCGCTAAGGACAAGGGCGTCGGTTTGCTAGAGAGCGGCTACTACGATGCCGATTTGTACGACGGGGCTGCCGGCAAGGGCAAGTACGAGGGCTACGTCACGTCGATTGCGCCGAACGACGATgtggacgacgacgaggacgacggaATGCCGATGGGACGGGGAGGAGACGGGGGAGCTGGTGGTGGCGGGAGGAATCGAGCCCCTGGGTATACTGCGCCGGCGGCGCTGTTGAACGATGTCGCGCAG CCCGATGCAGATTTTGATCCGTTCGCGGACCGGCGCCGACCTACGGTCGGTGAGAAGGAGGACGAGTATCGCCAGAAGCGACGCCGACTGGTCATCTCGCCGGAGCGTGCCGATCCGTTTGCCGACG GCGGCAAGACTCCCGATGTCGGTTCCCGCTCGTACACGGAGATCATGCGCGAGCAGATGCTCAAGGGCGAGGAGGTTGAG CTCCGCAAAAAGATCCAGGAAAAGGCAAAGGACGGTTCCCTCGTGATCAACCGCGAGTCGAGCAACGGagacggcagcagcagcaagtcgGCTGCGGAATCGAAGAAGCGTGGCCGCTGGGACCAAACGGTGGAGGAGTCGTTCGTGCCGCCGAAGAAGTTGTCCACCGTGCCGGCGACGCCGACGTGGGGCGATGCGGAGAAAACCCCGGCCGACCATCGCTGGGACGAAACGCCCGGCCACAAGGGCAGCGAAACGCCGGGGGCGACCCCGAGCGCACGCATCTGGGACGCCACGCCGGCCCACTCGGGTGCCACTCCGGGGCGGGAAACCCCCGCGGAGAAGTCAACGCGTCGCAACCGTTGGGACGAGACGCCGAAGACGGAGCGTGAAACTCCGGGTCATTCGTGGGCTGAGACGCCCCGTGCCGATCGCGGACCGAGTGATAGTGTGATGGACAGCACAACGCCTGCTTCGAAGCGACGTTCCCGTTGGGACGAAACGCCCTCGAACGCTACCCCGTCGGCCATGACTCCGTCGATCGCGATGACCCCAACCCCGCACGCAACACCCGGACATACGACGCCCCTGCTCACCCCAGGCGGTTCCACCCCGATCGGTAATAAAGCGATGGCCATGGCCACGCCCACCCCGGGCCATCTCGCGTCGATGACCCCGGAACAGCTGCAAGCGTACCGCTGGGAGAAGGAAATCGACGAACGCAACCGACCGTTCAGCGACGAAGAACTGGACGCCATGTTCCCGCCCGGGTACAAAGTGCTCCCACCCCCAGCCGGTTACATCCCAATCCGTACGCCAGCACGCAAGCTGACCGCCACGCCAACCCCGATGGCCGGAACCCCAGCCGGATTCTTCATCCAGCAGGAGGACCGCAGCGCCAAGTTCATCGACAACCAACCCAAGGGCAATCTGCCCTTCATGAAGCCGGAAGATGCGCAATACTTTGACAAGCTGCTGCTGGACGTGGACGAAGAAGCGCTCAGTCCGGAGGAGCAGAAGGAGCGTAAAATTATGAAACTTCTCCTGAAGATCAAGAACGGAACGCCTCCGATGCGAAAGGCCGCCCTCCGTCAGATCACCGACAAGGCGCGTGAATTCGGCGCAGGACCACTCTTCAACCAGATTCTACCCCTGCTGATGAGTCCCACCCTGGAAGACCAAGAGCGTCATCTCCTCGTCAAGGTCATCGATCGCATTCTCTACAAACTGGACGACCTCGTGCGTCCGTACGTGCACAAGATCCTGGTCGTCATCGAACCGCTGCTGATCGACGAAGATTACTACGCCCGCGTTGAAGGTCGTGAAATCATCTCCAACTTGGCCAAGGCCGCCGGCCTCGCCACGATGATCTCAACCATGCGTCCCGACATTGACAACATTGACGAGTACGTGCGAAACACGACGGCCCGTGCCTTCGCGGTGGTCGCTTCCGCGCTCGGAATCCCCTCCCTCCTACCCTTCCTGAAGGCCGTCTGCAAGAGTAAGAAGTCGTGGCAGGCTCGCCACACCGGCATCAAGATCGTCCAGCAGATTGCCATCCTGATGGGTTGCGCCATCCTGCCCCATCTCAAGTCGCTGGTCGAGATTATCGAGCACGGGTTGGTGGACGAGCAGCAGAAGGTCCGTACGATTACGGCGTTGGCGCTGGCAGCGCTGGCCGAAGCCGCCACTCCGTACGGTATCGAGTCGTTCGATTCCGTGCTGAAGCCCCTCTGGAAGGGTATCCGGACGCATCGCGGTAAAGGTCTTGCGGCGTTCCTCAAAGCCATCGGTTATCTGATCCCGCTCATGGACGCCGAGTACGCCAACTACTACACCAGGGAAGTGATGTTGATCTTGATTCGTGAGTTCCAGTCGCCGGACGAGGAGATGAAGAAGATTGTGCTGAAGGTCGTGAAGCAGTGCTGCGCGACGGACGGTGTGGAGGCGCAGTACATCAAGGAGGAAATCCTGCCGCACTTTTTCAAACACTTTTGGAACCACCGAATGGCGCTGGATCGGCGAAACTACCGCCAGCTGGTGGACACCACGGTGGAGATTGCCAACAAGGTGGGCGCGTCCGAGATCATCAACCGCGTCGTGGACGATCTCAAGGACGAAAACGAGCAGTACCGCAAGATGGTGATGGAGACCATCGAGAAGATCATGGGCAATTTGGGCGCCGCCGACATCGATTCCAGGCTGGAGGAACAGCTCATCGACGGCATTCTGTACGCGTTCCAGGAACAGACCACCGAAGACGTGGTCATGCTGAACGGCTTCGGCACGATCGTCAACCAGCTGAGCAAGCGCGTCAAACCGTATCTCCCCCAGATTTGCGGTACCATCCTCTGGCGATTGAACAACAAGTCGGCCAAGGTCCGTCAACAAGCGGCGGATCTCATCTCCCGAATCGCCATCGTCATGAAGACATGCCAGGAGGAGAAGCTGATGGGCCATTTGGGCGTCGTCCTCTACGAATATCTCGGCGAGGAGTACCCCGAAGTGCTCGGATCCATTCTGGGCGCCCTCAAAGCCATCGTCAACGTAATCggcatgaccaaaatgacaccCCCAATCAAGGACCTCCTGCCCCGTCTCACCCCCATCCTTAAGAATCGCCACGAAAAGGTCCAGGAAAACTGCATCGACCTGGTCGGTCGCATCGCCGATCGTGGCCCCGAGTACGTGTCCGCCCGCGAGTGGATGCGCATCTGCTTCGAGCTTCTCGAACTGCTCAAAGCCCACAAAAAAGCGATCCGACGAGCCACCGTCAACACGTTCGGTTACATCGCCAAGGCCATCGGCCCGCACGACGTGCTGGCCACGCTGCTAAACAACCTCAAAGTCCAAGAGCGTCAGAACCGTGTCTGCACGACCGTCGCCATCGCCATCGTGGCCGAAACGTGTCGTCCCTTCACCGTGCTCCCCGCCCTCATGAACGAGTACCGCGTGCCCGAACTCAACGTCCAGAACGGCGTCCTCAAATCGCTCTCCTTCCTGTTCGAGTACATCGGAGAAATGGGCAAGGATTACATCTACGCCGTGTGCCCCCTCCTCGAGGACGCCCTCATGGATCGGGACCTGGTCCACCGACAGACGGCGTGCGCCGCCATCAAGCACATGGCCCTCGGAGTGTACGGCTTTGGCTGCGAGGACGCGCTCATCCATCTGCTCAACTACGTTTGGCCCAACATCTTCGAGACGAGCCCCCACTTGGTGCAAGCATTCATGGACGCCGTCGAGGGCCTTCGGGTGGCGCTCGGACCGATCAAGATCCTGCAGTACACGCTGCAGGGACTGTTCCATCCGGCGAGGAAGGTGCGCGACGTTTACTGGAAGATTTACAACTCGCTGTACATTGGCGCCCAGGACGCGCTGATCGTGGGCTATCCGCGCATTTCCAACGATCCCAAGAATCAGTACATTCGGTACGAGCTGGACTACAACATCTAA
- the LOC120413340 gene encoding amidophosphoribosyltransferase-like has product MDQPSPQQQQQDHAVEEVGDALEMLSTSAFTTPRVARDDGDKFALKGKRAGRGVVQSGLTHECGVFGAIATGEWPTQVDVAQVICLGLVALQHRGQESAGIVTSEGNCAKNFNVHKGMGMINNIFTDESMKKLKGNLGIGHTRYSTSAASEEVNCQPFVVHTAHGVLAVAHNGELVNCDSLRRDVLSRGVGLSTHSDSELITQALCLNPPDGEDNGPDWPARIKHLMQLAPLSYSLVIMLKDKIYGVRDPYGNRPLCIGKIVPLSIGSYRQEKVEKLAADGWVISSESCGFLSIGARYVREVLPGEIVELTRDGIKTIDVVECPENRRHAFCIFEYVYFARSDSIFEGQMVYSVRLQCGRQLAREAFVDADIVSSVPESGTAAAHGYARETGLHFAEVLCKNRYVGRTFIQPSTRLRQLGVAKKFGALSENVSGKRLILIDDSIVRGNTIGPIIKLLRDAGAVEVHIRIASPPLLYPCYMGINIPTREELIGNKLNPEELAKYVGADSLAYLSVEGLKKAVQLNMDKSSEDKAGHCTACLTGDYPGGLPEDLEW; this is encoded by the exons ATGGATCAACCGtcaccgcagcagcagcagcaggaccaTGCCGTGGAGGAGGTCGGTGATGCGCTGGAGATGCTCAGCACGTCAGCTTTCACGACGCCACGTGTCGCGCGGGATGACGGGGACAAGTTTGCGCTGAAGGGGAAACGGGCCGGACGGGGGGTGGTCCAGTCTGGGCTGACACACGAGTGCGGCGTGTTTGGGGCGATTGCAACGGGCGAATGGCCCACGCAGGTCGACGTCGCGCAGGTCATCTGCCTGGGGCTGGTGGCCTTGCAGCACCGGGGTCAAGAGTCGGCCGGAATCGTCACGAGCGAGGGAAATTGCGCAAAGAACTTTAACGTGCACAAGGGCATGGGTATGATCAACAACATCTTCACGGACGAATCGATGAAGAAGCTGAAGGGCAATCTGGGCATTGGTCACACGAGATACTCGACGTCGGCCGCCTCGGAGGAGGTCAACTGTCAGCCGTTTGTGGTGCACACGGCGCACGGAGTGCTGGCGGTGGCTCACAACGGTGAACTGGTCAACTGCGACAGCCTGCGGAGGGACGTGCTGTCCCGTGGAGTCGGTCTGTCCACCCACAGTGACTCGGAACTGATCACACAGGCGCTGTGCCTGAATCCTCCGGACGGCGAGGACAACGGACCGGACTGGCCCGCCCGTATTAAGCACCTCATGCAGCTCGCACCGCTTTCGTACTCACTGGTCATCATGCTCAAGGATAAGATCTACGGCGTACGGGACCCGTACGGAAATAGGCCGCTCTGTATTGGAAAAATCGTCCCGCTTAGCATCGGCTCGTACCGGCAAG AAAAGGTCGAAAAGCTGGCCGCCGACGGCTGGGTCATCTCCAGCGAGAGCTGCGGCTTCCTCTCGATCGGCGCCCGCTACGTGCGCGAGGTCCTCCCCGGCGAGATCGTCGAGCTGACCCGCGACGGCATCAAAACCATCGACGTCGTCGAGTGTCCCGAGAACCGGCGGCACGCGTTCTGCATCTTCGAGTACGTGTACTTTGCCCGGTCCGACTCCATCTTCGAGGGCCAGATGGTGTACTCGGTGCGGCTGCAGTGCGGCCGGCAGCTGGCGCGCGAGGCCTTCGTCGACGCGGACATTGTCAGCTCGGTGCCGGAGTCGGGAACGGCGGCCGCCCACGGCTACGCGCGAGAG ACCGGTCTCCACTTCGCGGAGGTGCTCTGCAAGAACCGTTACGTCGGCCGTACCTTCATCCAGCCCTCGACCCGGCTCCGCCAGCTGGGCGTGGCGAAGAAGTTTGGCGCCCTGTCGGAAAACGTGTCCGGCAAGCGGCTCATCCTGATCGACGATTCGATCGTGCGAGGAAACACGATCGGGCCGATCATCAAGCTGCTGCGCGATGCCGGTGCCGTTGAGGTGCACATCCGTATCGCCAGCCCGCCGCTCCTCTATCCGTGCTACATGGGCATCAACATTCCGACGCGGGAGGAACTCATCGGCAACAAGCTGAACCCGGAAGAGCTGGCCAAGTACGTGGGGGCGGACAGTTTGGCCTACCTGAGCGTGGAAGGGCTCAAGAAGGCCGTCCAGCTGAACATGGACAAGAGCAGCGAGGATAAGGCCGGGCATTGTACGGCCTGTCTGACCGGGGATTATCCTGGCGGACTGCCGGAAGATTTggaatggtga